The Nocardia sp. NBC_01329 sequence CTTCTGCGCGGGCGCGGACCTGAAAGCGGTGGCCGCGGGCACTATGCGGGCACTGCCGCCCGGCGAAGGCGCACCCGGCATGGGCCCGACGCGGTTACGGCTGAACAAACCGGTCATCGCCGCCGTCGACGGATATGCCGTGGCCGGGGGGCTGGAGCTGGCGTTGTGGTGCGATCTGCGGGTGGCCGATCCGGCCGCGGTGTTCGGTGTGTTCTGCCGACGGTGGGGTGTGCCGTTGATCGACGGAGGCACGGTGCGGCTGCCGCGGTTGATCGGGCTGAGTGCGGCCTTGGACATGATTCTCACCGGCCGCCCGGTCGAGGCGCCCGAAGCCGCGCGACTCAGTCTCGCCAACCGAGTGAGCGCGCCGGGCCGCGCCCTGATGGAAGCCCGGGAACTCGCCCGCACACTGGCCGAGTTCCCGCAGGTATGCCTGCGCGAAGACCGGGCCTCGGCCCATGAACAGTTCGCGTACGGGCTCGACGACGCGATCGTCAACGAATGGCGACACGGCCTCCGGGCGCTCGAACACGACGCTGTCCCCGGCGCCGGACGGTTCGCCGCAGGCGCCGGACGACACGGAACATTCACCGGCGACTCCGCTCGCGGCGCGGAACCGGGTCCGGACCGGTAGGTTACCGGGCTCGGCAGTCCTTACTCATCGGCTCCCAACGACCCATCGGCTCCCAACGACCCATCGGCTCCCAACGACCCATCGGCTCCCAACGACCCATCGGCTCCCAACGCGAATCGGTTCGAGACGTCGTACTTCCCGGCCGGTGTCGCGCAGAGCAGCCGGTACAGAAGTCGCAGCGGGGCGGTGGGAATCCGTTCAGAACCTGCCAGAGCGGACGCTTCTTCGAGGAAGCGCAGCCGGGGATTCCAGCGCTCCAGTTCCCGTACGTCGGCGATTCCCCAGGTGATGATGCCCTTGGTGAAGATCTTCGAAAGGCGCGGGCCCAACGGTGACACGGTGTCGAAGAGGAGCTCCCCGCCGGTGAATCGAACCGTGAGGCGTTCGAGCAGGGTACGGACCTGCGGTTCGCGCAGATACATGAGCAGGCCTTCGGCGATGACCATTGTGGGCCGATCGGCAGGGATCTCCGTCAGCCAGGCGGTATCGGTTACCGAGGAACCGATCATCCGGTAACCGTCGCTGTTGTCGTACAGCCTGCGCCGCAGGGCGATGACTTCCGGCTGGTCGACGTCGAACCACCGCACCTCGGGTGGCGGGCGTAACCGGAACGCCCGGGTATCCATTCCGCACCCGAGGTGGAGCACGGTGGCATCCGGGTGACGGCTCAGGAAGTCCGCCGACCAGTCGTCGAGGCGGGAGGCCCGCAGCGCGACCAGCCACTGGTTCAGTCCGGGCCGGACCGAGCGGTGCACGCGGGCCCAGTCGTAGTCGATCCGGTCCACCGCGTCGGCTGCCGCGCTATCGCCCAGGATCGGTTGCGGGGAGCGACTGTCGCAGGCGCGCAGATACAGAGTGACGAGGTTGGTCCATTCCACCGAACCCCATCGCACGGCACCGAAATCGACCTTCTCCGCCCGGGTCATGGCTACCTCCTGGGTTTGTCCGGTGGTCGATCGGCCGGCTCCCGGCGCGGCGATCAGTGGGACGAGGTCCGCCGGAGCCTGTTGTTGACGAACTCGCCCAGTCCCCAGCGCCCGAGTTCACGGCCGTAGCCGGACCGGTTGACCCCGCCGAAGGGCAGACCGGGCAGCGTGGTCCCGTGCTCGTTGACATAGGCCATTCCGACGTCGAGACGATCGGCGACCTCCGCGGCCCGCCCGGTATCGCTGCTCCACACCGATCCGCTCAGGCCGAAGTCGACATCGTTGGCGAGCCGCACCGCTTCATCGGCCGAGGAGACCTTGTAGACCATCGCGGCCGGCCCGAAGATCTCCTGGGAGTACGCGTCCATCTCCGGGGTGATGCCGGTCAGGACGGCGGGCCTGAGGAATGCCCCGCCGCCGTCCAACGGCGAGCCGCCCGTGTGCAGGGTCGCTCCCTGCGCCACGGCGGTGCTGATCTGCTCTGCGACGGTATCGCGCGCGGCGACCGAGGACAGCGGCCCCACCTCGGTCCCGGGGTCCGCCGGATCTCCGACCACAGCGCGATCGAACTCGCCCACCAGCCCCTGGACGAAGTCGTCGTAGAGATCGTCGAGGACGATGAAACGTTTCGGCGAATTACACGCCTGGCCCGCATTCGACAGCCGCGCCCGCGCGGCGGCCTGAACCGTTTTCGCCATATCGTCGGTATCGAGCAGGATGAACGGATCGGAACCGCCGAGT is a genomic window containing:
- a CDS encoding crotonase/enoyl-CoA hydratase family protein, with the translated sequence MSVRIEKDDAVWTVVLDRPEARNAVDTEHARALLEAFEEFDADPTAAVAVLWGAGGHFCAGADLKAVAAGTMRALPPGEGAPGMGPTRLRLNKPVIAAVDGYAVAGGLELALWCDLRVADPAAVFGVFCRRWGVPLIDGGTVRLPRLIGLSAALDMILTGRPVEAPEAARLSLANRVSAPGRALMEARELARTLAEFPQVCLREDRASAHEQFAYGLDDAIVNEWRHGLRALEHDAVPGAGRFAAGAGRHGTFTGDSARGAEPGPDR
- a CDS encoding NAD-dependent succinate-semialdehyde dehydrogenase, with the protein product MSTYVTTNPTTGTTEHEFPGLTDDQISGLAGRAAEGFEAWRLTTVAERADALARTADLYEKRAAELAAAITREMGKPAKEAAGEVQLAADIYRWYAEHGPDLLKTERLDPQGADESLVQKLPIGPLLGVMPWNYPYYQVARFAAPNLLLGNTIILKHASICAASSKLMADVFHDASVPENAYINIYASSGQIAELLARPEIRGVSLTGSERAGAAVAEEAAKNLKKSVLELGGSDPFILLDTDDMAKTVQAAARARLSNAGQACNSPKRFIVLDDLYDDFVQGLVGEFDRAVVGDPADPGTEVGPLSSVAARDTVAEQISTAVAQGATLHTGGSPLDGGGAFLRPAVLTGITPEMDAYSQEIFGPAAMVYKVSSADEAVRLANDVDFGLSGSVWSSDTGRAAEVADRLDVGMAYVNEHGTTLPGLPFGGVNRSGYGRELGRWGLGEFVNNRLRRTSSH
- a CDS encoding class I SAM-dependent methyltransferase translates to MTRAEKVDFGAVRWGSVEWTNLVTLYLRACDSRSPQPILGDSAAADAVDRIDYDWARVHRSVRPGLNQWLVALRASRLDDWSADFLSRHPDATVLHLGCGMDTRAFRLRPPPEVRWFDVDQPEVIALRRRLYDNSDGYRMIGSSVTDTAWLTEIPADRPTMVIAEGLLMYLREPQVRTLLERLTVRFTGGELLFDTVSPLGPRLSKIFTKGIITWGIADVRELERWNPRLRFLEEASALAGSERIPTAPLRLLYRLLCATPAGKYDVSNRFALGADGSLGADGSLGADGSLGADGSLGADE